One Oscillospiraceae bacterium DNA window includes the following coding sequences:
- a CDS encoding PBSX family phage terminase large subunit, with the protein MRFSEKQMRAMTWWLPGSPDCSRDALICDGAVRSGKTLCMGLGFVCWAMADFTGKSFALCGKTVRSLKRNLVTTLLPALSAAGFACSFQSGESLLRVKAGGRQNRFYLFGGRDAASAALIQGITLAGVLFDEAALMPRDFVQQALARCSVEGSRFWFNCNPEGPQHWFYTEWIRKTEDKNALYLHFTMEDNPGLSEKMRGRYQNLYTGVFYERYILGRWVAAEGLIYPFMTEKMAADVPLSCSSYAVSCDYGTQNPSSFGLWGKSGACWYRVAEYYYDGRRNGPRTDEEHYRALEKLCRGKKIDRVVADPSAASFIETIRRHGQFPVAPAKNDVLQGIRRTGLALKEGRVRICRGCRDTWREFSLYRWQQTREAPVKENDHAMDDIRYFVSTILAPSGGFAAAAVRRPEKEDKT; encoded by the coding sequence ATGCGGTTTAGCGAAAAGCAGATGCGCGCCATGACCTGGTGGCTGCCCGGCAGTCCCGACTGCAGCCGCGACGCGCTGATTTGCGACGGGGCGGTGCGCAGCGGCAAGACGCTGTGCATGGGGCTTGGCTTTGTGTGCTGGGCCATGGCGGACTTTACCGGCAAAAGCTTTGCGCTGTGTGGCAAGACGGTGCGCTCTTTAAAGCGAAACTTGGTCACGACGCTGCTGCCGGCCTTGTCGGCGGCGGGCTTTGCGTGCAGCTTTCAAAGCGGCGAGAGCCTTTTGCGCGTAAAGGCGGGCGGCCGGCAAAACCGCTTTTACCTGTTTGGCGGGCGCGACGCCGCAAGCGCCGCCCTGATTCAGGGGATTACGCTGGCGGGGGTGCTGTTTGATGAGGCCGCCCTGATGCCGCGCGACTTTGTGCAGCAAGCCTTGGCACGCTGCAGCGTAGAGGGCAGCCGCTTTTGGTTTAACTGTAACCCAGAGGGGCCGCAGCACTGGTTTTATACCGAATGGATTCGGAAAACAGAGGATAAGAATGCTTTGTACCTGCACTTTACCATGGAGGACAACCCCGGCCTTTCGGAAAAGATGCGCGGGCGGTATCAAAATTTGTATACCGGCGTCTTTTACGAGCGGTACATCCTGGGCCGGTGGGTGGCGGCCGAGGGGCTTATCTACCCCTTTATGACCGAAAAAATGGCCGCGGACGTGCCCCTTTCGTGCAGCAGCTACGCGGTCAGCTGCGACTACGGCACGCAAAATCCGAGTTCCTTTGGGCTGTGGGGCAAAAGCGGGGCCTGCTGGTACCGCGTGGCGGAATACTACTACGACGGGCGCAGAAACGGCCCCCGCACCGACGAGGAACATTACCGGGCGCTCGAAAAGCTTTGCCGCGGGAAAAAAATTGACCGCGTGGTGGCGGATCCCTCTGCCGCAAGCTTTATCGAGACGATCCGGCGGCACGGGCAGTTCCCGGTCGCGCCCGCCAAAAACGATGTGCTGCAGGGAATCCGCCGCACGGGACTGGCGCTTAAAGAGGGCAGGGTGCGCATCTGCCGCGGCTGCCGCGACACCTGGCGCGAGTTTTCCCTGTACCGCTGGCAGCAGACCCGCGAGGCGCCGGTCAAGGAAAACGACCACGCCATGGACGACATTCGGTACTTTGTTTCTACCATTCTGGCGCCCTCTGGCGGCTTTGCGGCGGCGGCGGTGCGCCGGCCGGAAAAGGAGGACAAAACATGA
- a CDS encoding baseplate J/gp47 family protein yields MILYEDLVQQMQKSYAEKTGAAAPEDSDTGVRFRVLAGELYSLWGGIEWLKASLLPQTAAGEELEKLAAKEGLSRIAAAKAVGKIRFTKTRESTIFTALVPAGTRCKTAGANPVVFETLEEAELALSGGATAEVAAQAVESGESGNVLAGAICTLQDANPYVAAVSNPAAFSGGRAQETDDELRGRLLAAQKAPQNGANAAFYRQLALGQAGVQSVCVQPAVPGRGEVTLWLAGAGAPAGSAAVKAVQDAAEKARELGSAVHVYPAKTEAVPLTVLVQKAAGQEDAAVQAAVKAAAAQCFAKLAVGEKMSAARLCAAVLQTGMVTDMELPEGTQFPAVPADTLTVLKGETEVEWI; encoded by the coding sequence ATGATTCTGTATGAAGATTTGGTACAGCAGATGCAGAAAAGCTATGCGGAAAAGACCGGCGCGGCGGCACCGGAGGACAGCGACACCGGCGTGCGCTTTCGGGTGCTGGCGGGGGAACTGTACAGCCTGTGGGGCGGTATCGAGTGGCTCAAAGCCTCGCTGCTGCCCCAGACCGCCGCGGGCGAAGAACTGGAGAAGCTGGCCGCTAAAGAGGGGCTTTCGCGGATCGCCGCGGCAAAGGCCGTGGGAAAAATCCGCTTTACCAAAACAAGGGAGAGCACCATCTTTACGGCTTTGGTGCCGGCGGGCACCCGCTGCAAAACAGCCGGCGCCAATCCGGTCGTATTCGAGACCTTAGAGGAGGCAGAACTTGCCCTGAGCGGCGGCGCAACAGCCGAGGTGGCCGCGCAGGCGGTGGAGTCCGGGGAAAGCGGCAATGTACTGGCCGGCGCCATCTGCACACTGCAGGACGCAAACCCCTATGTCGCCGCGGTCAGCAATCCGGCGGCCTTTTCCGGCGGGCGCGCACAAGAGACCGACGACGAGCTGCGCGGGCGCTTGCTGGCGGCCCAAAAAGCGCCGCAAAACGGGGCCAATGCCGCCTTTTACCGGCAGCTTGCCCTGGGGCAGGCCGGCGTGCAGAGCGTTTGTGTACAGCCCGCCGTACCGGGCAGGGGCGAAGTGACCCTGTGGCTTGCGGGTGCGGGCGCCCCCGCCGGCAGCGCCGCGGTAAAGGCTGTGCAGGACGCCGCCGAAAAAGCGCGCGAGCTGGGCAGCGCCGTGCACGTTTACCCGGCAAAGACAGAGGCGGTCCCGCTTACGGTGCTGGTACAGAAAGCAGCCGGGCAGGAGGATGCCGCCGTACAGGCCGCCGTAAAGGCGGCCGCTGCCCAGTGCTTTGCAAAGCTGGCGGTCGGCGAAAAGATGAGCGCCGCGCGGCTTTGCGCGGCGGTGCTGCAGACCGGCATGGTTACAGACATGGAGCTGCCAGAGGGCACACAGTTCCCTGCAGTCCCGGCGGACACACTGACCGTCTTAAAAGGGGAAACGGAAGTGGAATGGATATGA
- a CDS encoding phage major capsid protein, giving the protein MAFYENLHLDKGMYGTGKSFTKVLEDLDSSENYRGTPLEHLDAYQRQLKRFDIHVNGTGSDRVEKFFQTGDSAALFPEYVCRAVRQGMEQENLLPNLVATVTNVEGLDYRTIVSAPLEDEKRLKRVAEGAAIPQTVVRTQDHLVHLHKRGRMLVASYEALRFQHLDLFTVTLRQIGAYIARTQMGDAVSVLLSGDDGTDKAEEINAGGALSYSALLSLWGKLSPYRMNGLLGGTAAVQKVLGLAEMRDAQAGLNFQGTGTLVAPMGAQLLHVTDVPDQKLIGIDRTCALEMVQAGDVQTEYDKLIDRQLERAAISTTAGFTKIFSGAVKVLSYTA; this is encoded by the coding sequence ATGGCTTTTTACGAAAATCTGCATCTCGACAAGGGCATGTACGGCACCGGAAAATCATTTACCAAGGTGCTGGAGGATTTGGACAGCTCTGAAAATTACCGCGGCACCCCCCTGGAACATCTGGACGCCTATCAGCGCCAGCTGAAGCGCTTTGATATTCATGTGAACGGCACCGGCAGCGACCGGGTCGAAAAGTTCTTTCAGACCGGCGACAGCGCCGCCCTTTTTCCGGAGTATGTCTGCCGCGCGGTCCGGCAGGGAATGGAGCAGGAAAACCTGCTGCCAAACCTGGTGGCTACTGTAACAAACGTGGAGGGGCTGGACTACCGTACCATCGTCAGCGCACCGCTGGAGGACGAAAAACGCCTGAAGCGCGTGGCAGAGGGCGCCGCAATCCCACAAACCGTCGTGCGCACACAGGACCATTTGGTACACCTGCACAAGCGCGGCAGAATGCTGGTGGCAAGCTATGAGGCCCTGCGCTTTCAGCATTTGGATTTGTTTACCGTCACACTGCGGCAGATCGGCGCGTATATCGCCCGCACACAGATGGGCGACGCGGTCAGCGTGCTGCTCAGCGGCGACGACGGCACCGACAAGGCAGAGGAAATCAATGCGGGCGGCGCGCTGTCGTACAGCGCCCTGCTTTCCCTGTGGGGCAAGCTTTCGCCGTACCGCATGAACGGCCTTTTGGGCGGCACCGCCGCAGTGCAGAAGGTGCTGGGCCTTGCCGAGATGCGCGACGCACAGGCCGGGCTGAATTTTCAGGGCACCGGCACCCTGGTGGCGCCTATGGGCGCGCAGCTTCTGCATGTGACCGACGTGCCCGACCAGAAGCTTATCGGCATTGACCGCACCTGCGCCTTGGAGATGGTGCAGGCCGGCGATGTACAGACCGAGTACGATAAACTGATTGACCGGCAGCTGGAGCGCGCAGCTATCAGCACAACCGCCGGCTTTACAAAGATTTTCAGCGGCGCTGTAAAAGTGCTGTCCTATACAGCATAA
- a CDS encoding terminase small subunit, which translates to MDTRKEALRVCRGLARGKINDAAELLFCQPAPETLQKLDLSCVTELKRSDKGVEIKFADRLKAAQLLAELGGEESVQPLYTALSQSAEDLRRARESGGGHAV; encoded by the coding sequence ATGGATACCCGGAAAGAAGCGCTGCGGGTCTGCCGCGGGCTTGCGCGCGGGAAAATCAACGACGCGGCCGAGCTGCTGTTTTGTCAGCCGGCACCCGAGACGCTGCAAAAGCTCGACCTTTCGTGCGTGACAGAACTCAAGCGCAGCGACAAGGGCGTGGAAATCAAGTTTGCCGACCGGCTCAAAGCCGCGCAGCTTTTGGCCGAGCTGGGCGGGGAAGAGAGCGTGCAGCCGCTGTACACGGCGCTGAGTCAGTCTGCTGAGGACCTGCGCCGCGCACGGGAAAGCGGCGGCGGACATGCGGTTTAG
- a CDS encoding beta-galactosidase: METLLHRAFLHGGDYNPDQWLDRPEILKKDIALMKQAHVNCVSLGIFAWSTLEPQEGVYRFEWLKQVIDTLYENGIYTVLSTPSGARPVWMAHEYPEVLRVDETLHRNHMGGRHNHCYTSPVYRRLVWEMDTRLARAFGQHPGVLMWHISNEFGGACYCPLCQQAFREWLQEKYKTLQNLNRQWWASFWSHTYTDWQQIEAPGPRGEEMLHGLSLDWKRFVTARTVDFCAWEKKAIRAGGSDLPVTTNLIGLYNGLDYTKFRDVLDIYSWDNYPAWRCGESDTKVAIDTAFTHDFVRGMQRKPYLMMESSPSRVNWRQINPLRAPGMHEFTSLQAVAHGSDSVQYFQWRQSRGASEKFHGAVVDHYGENDTRVFGEVSGVGQRLQKLAPLCGSELHPQAAVLYDRENRWAVDAACGPRNNGTMHYDATAVAHYQAFWRLGIDADVVCEDDDLSGYRLVIAPILYLHRAGIAEKLRRFVAAGGTLVGTYWSGLVNENDLCFEGATPGEGLSEVYGLRTEETDALYDGRQNHMTWNNKRYALREICELVKPLGAKTLSVYDEDFYAGMPALTVHPYGKGTAYFQAALAEDAFYQDFYRELTQKLGIRPALGATQLPQGVTAGCREKDGQRFLFVQNSTDTAVSFALDTPRRSFETGETLSQVSLAPYGTAVLTEPAGK, from the coding sequence ATGGAAACACTGCTTCACCGCGCCTTTCTGCACGGCGGCGACTATAACCCCGACCAGTGGCTTGACCGGCCGGAGATTTTAAAAAAAGATATTGCCCTGATGAAACAGGCGCACGTCAACTGTGTTTCGCTGGGGATTTTTGCGTGGTCTACCTTAGAGCCGCAAGAGGGCGTGTACCGCTTTGAGTGGCTCAAGCAGGTCATCGATACCCTGTACGAAAATGGCATTTACACGGTTTTGTCCACCCCAAGCGGCGCCCGCCCGGTGTGGATGGCGCACGAGTACCCCGAGGTCCTGCGGGTAGACGAGACCCTGCACCGCAACCATATGGGCGGCAGGCACAACCACTGCTATACTTCCCCCGTGTACCGCAGGCTGGTGTGGGAAATGGACACCCGCCTTGCCCGGGCCTTTGGTCAGCACCCCGGGGTGCTGATGTGGCATATTTCCAATGAATTCGGCGGGGCATGCTACTGCCCGCTGTGCCAGCAGGCTTTTCGCGAGTGGCTGCAGGAAAAGTACAAGACCCTACAGAACTTAAACCGCCAGTGGTGGGCCAGCTTTTGGAGCCATACCTACACCGACTGGCAGCAGATAGAGGCCCCCGGCCCGCGCGGCGAAGAGATGCTGCACGGCCTTTCTTTGGACTGGAAGCGCTTTGTCACCGCGCGCACCGTGGACTTTTGCGCATGGGAAAAGAAAGCAATCCGTGCCGGCGGGTCTGACCTGCCCGTGACCACCAACCTGATCGGCCTGTACAACGGCCTGGACTACACGAAGTTTCGCGACGTGTTGGATATTTATTCGTGGGACAACTACCCCGCGTGGCGCTGCGGCGAAAGCGACACCAAAGTCGCCATAGACACGGCCTTTACCCACGACTTTGTACGCGGCATGCAGCGCAAGCCGTATTTGATGATGGAAAGCTCCCCCAGCCGGGTGAACTGGCGGCAGATCAATCCCCTGCGGGCGCCGGGAATGCATGAGTTCACTTCCCTGCAGGCAGTGGCGCACGGCTCGGATTCGGTACAGTATTTTCAGTGGCGGCAGAGCCGCGGCGCTTCCGAAAAATTCCACGGCGCCGTGGTAGACCACTACGGCGAAAACGACACGCGCGTCTTTGGCGAGGTGAGCGGGGTGGGGCAGCGCCTGCAAAAGCTTGCGCCGCTGTGCGGCAGTGAGCTGCACCCGCAGGCCGCCGTGCTGTATGACCGCGAAAACCGCTGGGCGGTCGACGCCGCCTGCGGCCCACGCAACAACGGCACCATGCACTACGACGCCACCGCGGTTGCCCACTACCAGGCGTTTTGGCGGCTGGGCATTGATGCCGATGTCGTCTGTGAAGACGACGACCTTTCCGGCTACCGGCTGGTGATTGCGCCGATTCTGTACCTGCACCGTGCGGGCATTGCCGAAAAGCTGCGCCGCTTTGTCGCGGCGGGCGGCACGCTGGTCGGCACGTACTGGAGCGGCTTAGTCAACGAAAACGACCTGTGCTTTGAGGGGGCAACCCCCGGCGAGGGCCTCAGCGAGGTCTACGGCCTGCGCACAGAGGAAACCGATGCCCTGTACGACGGCCGGCAGAACCACATGACGTGGAACAACAAGCGCTATGCGCTGCGCGAAATCTGCGAGCTGGTGAAGCCCCTAGGCGCCAAGACGCTGTCGGTGTACGACGAGGACTTTTACGCGGGCATGCCGGCGCTTACCGTGCACCCGTACGGCAAAGGCACCGCCTATTTTCAGGCTGCCCTTGCAGAGGACGCTTTTTATCAGGACTTTTACAGGGAATTGACCCAAAAGCTCGGCATCCGCCCCGCACTGGGTGCCACCCAGCTGCCGCAGGGCGTGACCGCCGGCTGCCGCGAAAAAGACGGCCAGCGCTTTCTGTTTGTACAGAACAGCACCGACACCGCGGTTTCCTTTGCACTGGACACGCCCCGCCGCAGCTTTGAGACCGGCGAGACCCTTTCGCAGGTTTCCCTTGCGCCCTACGGCACAGCGGTCTTGACAGAGCCGGCCGGGAAGTAA
- a CDS encoding serine/threonine protein phosphatase: MIRKRKSRRAGCAAVQTGGEELPFSAVERYVPAAAGELELYRKLRLAVPLIDAAVDKLVRLVGRFQIVCSDQETQRGLERFLQDVPVGAAGAGASQFLCSYLDELLTCGNAVGEAVVQNGELRALYNASLRDVELRAKSPLEIEVCRREAGRTVPVRYPELVFHTALKPLPGSARGQSILQGLPFVSGILVNIFHTIGVNWERVGNVHFAVTCTPTEDDRAFAAEHADQMAREWGRAMRPGSKSDFVAVGDVKIQAIGADGQILDSEVPVRQMLEQIVAKLGLPPFLLGLSWSSTERMSSQQADILTSELEAYRRLLNPVIRRICRLWMRLNGRGEVPFRIEWNDVTLQDATELATAALTRAKTELITVQTQKLRQELLGKE, from the coding sequence ATGATACGCAAACGAAAATCGAGACGGGCGGGCTGCGCGGCGGTGCAGACTGGCGGGGAGGAGCTGCCGTTTTCTGCGGTAGAGCGCTATGTGCCGGCCGCGGCCGGCGAACTGGAACTGTACCGAAAGCTGCGGCTGGCCGTGCCGCTGATTGACGCGGCAGTGGACAAGCTGGTGCGGCTGGTTGGGCGTTTTCAAATTGTCTGCAGCGACCAGGAAACACAGCGCGGGCTGGAGCGCTTTTTGCAGGACGTGCCTGTGGGCGCGGCCGGGGCGGGCGCTTCACAATTCCTGTGCAGCTACTTAGACGAGCTCTTGACCTGCGGCAACGCCGTGGGCGAGGCCGTCGTGCAGAACGGAGAACTGCGCGCGCTGTACAATGCCTCTCTGCGCGACGTGGAGCTGCGGGCAAAATCCCCGCTGGAAATCGAGGTCTGCCGCAGAGAAGCCGGACGCACCGTACCGGTGCGCTACCCCGAACTGGTGTTTCACACCGCGCTCAAACCCCTGCCGGGCAGCGCGCGCGGGCAGAGTATTCTGCAGGGGCTTCCTTTTGTAAGTGGAATCCTTGTGAATATTTTTCACACAATCGGCGTCAACTGGGAGCGCGTGGGCAACGTGCACTTTGCCGTGACCTGCACCCCTACCGAGGACGACCGCGCCTTTGCCGCCGAGCACGCCGACCAGATGGCCCGCGAGTGGGGCCGCGCCATGCGCCCCGGCAGCAAGAGCGACTTTGTGGCTGTGGGCGATGTGAAAATCCAGGCAATCGGCGCGGACGGCCAGATTTTAGACAGCGAGGTCCCTGTGCGCCAGATGTTGGAGCAGATTGTGGCAAAGCTGGGGCTGCCGCCGTTTCTTTTGGGGTTGTCGTGGTCCAGCACCGAGCGCATGAGCAGCCAGCAGGCAGACATCTTGACCAGCGAACTGGAGGCGTACCGCAGACTGCTGAATCCGGTTATCCGGCGTATCTGCCGGCTGTGGATGCGCCTGAACGGACGGGGAGAAGTGCCGTTTCGCATTGAGTGGAACGACGTGACCCTGCAGGACGCCACCGAGCTTGCCACAGCGGCGCTGACCCGCGCAAAGACCGAGCTTATCACGGTGCAGACACAGAAACTGCGGCAGGAACTTTTGGGAAAGGAATGA
- a CDS encoding LysM peptidoglycan-binding domain-containing protein, whose product MQNFYMGYRNFTFPRLPDTLQMTDEKYLKALARPENSDTLQELGRHGRIITGSGAFAGAHAAADWRALCAEYEKGGPGALSLPGRPAVQALFEKLTLEKAPRQGLVSYSFVFWEVEPPKAQRTYTAKAGDCLWSAAAACGVTADSLFAANPGRIRWANELPAGLKLVVL is encoded by the coding sequence ATGCAGAATTTTTATATGGGCTACCGGAATTTTACATTTCCGCGTCTACCCGATACCTTACAGATGACAGACGAAAAGTACCTGAAAGCACTGGCACGCCCCGAAAACAGCGACACCCTGCAGGAGCTGGGCAGGCACGGGCGAATCATCACGGGCAGCGGGGCCTTTGCGGGGGCGCACGCCGCGGCGGATTGGCGGGCGCTGTGCGCCGAATACGAGAAAGGCGGCCCGGGGGCGCTTTCCCTGCCCGGGCGGCCGGCGGTGCAGGCACTGTTTGAAAAGCTGACGCTCGAAAAAGCCCCGCGGCAGGGCTTGGTTTCGTACAGCTTTGTCTTTTGGGAAGTGGAGCCCCCCAAAGCCCAGCGCACCTACACCGCAAAAGCGGGCGACTGCCTGTGGAGCGCCGCCGCGGCCTGCGGGGTCACGGCAGACAGCCTTTTTGCGGCAAACCCCGGGCGCATCCGCTGGGCAAATGAGCTGCCCGCCGGGCTGAAGCTGGTGGTGCTATGA
- the hflX gene encoding GTPase HflX yields the protein MYENCQELPRALLVECDTGAYDAEASLAELYELVRSAGAEPFGAMTQKRPSPDAATCVGSGMVQQIAQFCSQYGVELLIFDRELSPTQIRNLEEKTGVRVVDRTMLILDIFAGSARTREGKLQVELAQLSYLLPRLAGRGTALSRLGGGIGTRGPGETKLETDRRHIRGRIRYLQQQLDEVEKRRRQIDRRREKNGVVTAALVGYTNAGKSTLMNALTHAGVLAEDRLFATLDPTARALRLPNGFSVMLIDTVGLVRRLPHQLIKAFRSTLEQAAQADILLNICDASSPEAQTHLQVAKTLLGELGCRGTMIPVLNKCDLVPGLQEMPQIGPGVRISAKTGAGLPRLLQEMQRALPVQVQKVELLLPFSQSALAARIREQGAVLQEAYTPQGLALQAFVGPALFPAVEPFLQKNSAGKT from the coding sequence ATGTATGAAAATTGTCAGGAACTGCCGCGGGCGCTGCTGGTGGAGTGCGACACCGGCGCGTACGACGCAGAAGCCTCTTTGGCAGAGCTGTACGAATTGGTGCGCAGCGCAGGTGCCGAGCCTTTCGGCGCAATGACCCAAAAGCGCCCTTCACCGGACGCCGCCACTTGTGTGGGCAGCGGCATGGTGCAGCAGATTGCGCAGTTTTGCAGCCAGTATGGGGTGGAACTGCTGATCTTTGACCGCGAGCTCAGCCCGACGCAGATACGCAACCTAGAGGAGAAAACCGGGGTGCGCGTGGTCGACCGCACCATGCTGATTTTAGATATCTTTGCGGGCAGCGCCCGCACCCGCGAGGGCAAGCTGCAGGTAGAGCTGGCCCAGTTAAGCTACCTTTTGCCGCGGCTTGCGGGGCGCGGCACAGCCCTGTCGCGCCTAGGCGGCGGTATTGGCACGCGCGGCCCCGGCGAAACCAAGCTGGAGACAGACCGCCGCCATATCCGCGGGCGCATTCGCTACCTGCAGCAGCAGCTGGACGAAGTGGAAAAGCGCCGCCGCCAAATCGACCGCCGCCGCGAGAAAAACGGCGTGGTCACAGCGGCACTGGTGGGGTACACCAACGCAGGCAAAAGCACCCTGATGAACGCCCTGACCCACGCGGGCGTTTTGGCTGAGGACCGCCTCTTTGCTACCCTGGACCCAACCGCGCGGGCGCTGCGCCTGCCAAACGGCTTTTCGGTAATGCTGATTGACACCGTGGGCCTGGTGCGCCGCCTGCCGCACCAGCTGATTAAGGCCTTTCGCTCTACGCTGGAGCAGGCGGCGCAGGCCGACATTCTTTTAAATATCTGTGATGCCTCCAGTCCCGAGGCACAGACCCACCTGCAGGTGGCAAAGACGCTTTTGGGGGAGCTGGGGTGCCGGGGCACCATGATTCCGGTACTCAACAAATGCGACCTGGTGCCGGGGCTGCAGGAAATGCCCCAGATAGGCCCGGGGGTGCGCATTAGCGCCAAAACCGGCGCCGGCCTGCCGCGCCTTTTGCAGGAGATGCAGCGGGCGCTGCCGGTGCAGGTGCAGAAAGTAGAGCTGCTGCTGCCCTTTTCCCAAAGCGCCCTTGCCGCGCGTATCCGTGAGCAGGGCGCCGTGCTGCAAGAGGCATATACCCCCCAGGGACTCGCGCTGCAGGCCTTTGTCGGGCCGGCGCTTTTTCCCGCGGTAGAGCCGTTTTTACAGAAAAACAGTGCCGGAAAAACATAA